The sequence GCGACCAATGGCCTGGGCCAGATTGTCCTCAGCCACTGCCAGATCGATGGTGTGAGCATCTTCATCGAGAATGATCGAAGCCACTTCGGCCGGGGCCATGGCGTTGATCACGAACTGGGCCAGGTTGTCGTCCCACAGCACGATGTCGACACGCTCGCCACCCAGCTCACCGGATACGGCCTGGACCCGCGAGCCGCGCATACCGATGCAGGCGCCCTGCGGATCAATGCGCTTGTCCTTGGAACGAACCGCGATCTTGGCCCGCGAACCAGGATCCCGGGCAGCGCCCATGACTTCGATCAGCTCTTCGGCGATTTCCGGCACTTCAATGCGGAACAACTCGATGATCATTTCCGGGCAGGCACGCGACAACACCAGTTGCGGGCCGCGATTTTCGGTACGGATGTCCTTGAGCAGAGCACGGATGCGCACGCCGGTACGGAAGGTTTCACGCGGAATCATTTCCTCGCGCGGCAACACGGCCTCGGCGTTGTTGCCCAGGTCAACGATGATGCTGTCGCGGGTCACCTTTTTCACCGTGCCGCTGATGATTTCACCCAGGCGGTCGCGATAGGCGTCAACGACCTGGGCACGCTCGGCTTCGCGAACCTTCTGCACGATCACCTGCTTGGCAATCTGGGCAGCGATTCGGCCAAACTCGATCGATTCGATCTTCTCTTCGATCACGTCGCCAATGTTCAGCGCGGCATCCCGCTCCTGGGCCTGATCCAAAGTCAGCTGCATCTCCGGCTCTTCGAAGTCTTCGTCAGCCACTACGGTCCAGCGCCGGAAGGTCTCGTAGTTGCCGGTGTGGCGATTGATCTCCACCCGTACATCCACTTCGTCCTCGTAGCGCTTCT is a genomic window of Halopseudomonas phragmitis containing:
- the nusA gene encoding transcription termination factor NusA, which encodes MSKEVLLVVESVSNEKGVPPGVIFEALELALATATKKRYEDEVDVRVEINRHTGNYETFRRWTVVADEDFEEPEMQLTLDQAQERDAALNIGDVIEEKIESIEFGRIAAQIAKQVIVQKVREAERAQVVDAYRDRLGEIISGTVKKVTRDSIIVDLGNNAEAVLPREEMIPRETFRTGVRIRALLKDIRTENRGPQLVLSRACPEMIIELFRIEVPEIAEELIEVMGAARDPGSRAKIAVRSKDKRIDPQGACIGMRGSRVQAVSGELGGERVDIVLWDDNLAQFVINAMAPAEVASIILDEDAHTIDLAVAEDNLAQAIGRNGQNVRLASQLTGWTLNVMTEDEIRAKQEAETGDVLKVFIDELDVDEELAQVLVEEGFTSLEEIAYVPMEEMLDIDGFDEDIVNELRARAKDRLLTKAIANEEKLEEAQPADDLLNMEGMDRALAFQLAAKGILCMEDLAEQSVDDLLDIDGMDEERAGALIMAARAPWFE